In one window of Methanosarcina vacuolata Z-761 DNA:
- the proS gene encoding proline--tRNA ligase, translating to MAESEKEAALPPKEEFSEWYNELLWMAEIMDVRYPVKGLYVWYPFGFAIRRNTYNIIREILDNSGHQEALFPLLIPENEFMKEAEHIKGFEDEVYWVTHGGRDPLDIPLALRPTSETAIYPMYKMWVRSHADFPVKIYQIVNTFRYETKHTRPLIRLREITSFKEAHTVHATWEDAEAQVKEAIGLYTEIYRRLGVPVLRSRRPDWDKFPGADYTDALDAVMPDGKTLQIGTVHHLGDNFAKTFDIKYEAPDGEQRYAYQTCYGISERSIAATISIHGDDKGLVLPPEIAPVQVVIIPIIFKKGAEEVLAACKDVKERLTKAGVRVEIDASDLRPGAKYYKWEMKGVPLRLEIGPRDLQNNVAVAVRRDSGEKEQIPLSEIEAGVSSKFEAIHESLYQKAKVELENRIFDCAELEEVKEKIQIGVATIPWCGKRECGLAMEDVIGAGILGIPLEQKRDKKEKCPICGEETETRVYVARTY from the coding sequence ATGGCAGAAAGTGAAAAAGAAGCAGCACTCCCTCCAAAAGAGGAATTCAGCGAATGGTATAACGAACTCCTTTGGATGGCCGAAATAATGGATGTCCGCTATCCTGTAAAAGGATTATATGTCTGGTACCCTTTCGGCTTTGCAATCCGAAGAAATACCTATAATATCATCAGAGAAATTCTTGACAACAGTGGACACCAGGAAGCTCTCTTCCCTCTACTTATCCCTGAAAATGAGTTCATGAAGGAAGCCGAACATATTAAAGGTTTTGAAGACGAGGTATACTGGGTAACCCACGGCGGAAGAGATCCCCTTGATATCCCTCTGGCCCTTCGCCCAACAAGTGAGACTGCCATTTATCCAATGTACAAAATGTGGGTCAGGTCACATGCTGATTTCCCTGTTAAAATTTATCAGATAGTCAATACTTTCCGCTATGAGACAAAACATACACGTCCCTTGATAAGGCTTAGAGAGATTACTTCCTTTAAAGAGGCTCATACAGTCCATGCTACCTGGGAAGATGCAGAAGCTCAGGTTAAGGAAGCTATTGGGCTCTATACTGAAATATACCGCAGGCTTGGAGTTCCTGTGCTTCGCTCAAGGAGACCTGATTGGGATAAATTTCCGGGCGCAGATTACACCGATGCTCTTGATGCAGTTATGCCTGACGGAAAGACCCTTCAGATTGGTACAGTCCACCATTTGGGAGATAACTTTGCAAAGACCTTTGATATTAAGTACGAAGCTCCTGATGGCGAACAGCGTTATGCCTATCAGACCTGTTACGGGATTTCCGAAAGGTCGATTGCAGCTACGATTTCCATCCACGGAGATGACAAAGGGCTGGTTTTGCCCCCTGAGATCGCGCCTGTACAGGTTGTAATTATCCCTATTATCTTCAAGAAGGGAGCTGAAGAGGTACTTGCAGCCTGCAAGGATGTAAAGGAACGCCTGACTAAAGCCGGGGTCAGAGTCGAAATCGATGCAAGTGACCTTCGTCCCGGAGCAAAGTACTACAAGTGGGAAATGAAAGGCGTACCTCTCAGGCTCGAAATCGGTCCCAGAGACCTTCAGAATAATGTCGCTGTAGCTGTAAGAAGAGATTCCGGAGAAAAAGAACAGATCCCGCTCTCTGAAATCGAAGCTGGCGTGAGTTCAAAGTTTGAGGCAATCCACGAAAGTCTGTATCAAAAAGCGAAAGTCGAACTTGAAAACCGCATATTTGACTGCGCCGAACTTGAAGAAGTAAAAGAAAAAATCCAGATTGGTGTTGCCACAATTCCCTGGTGCGGAAAGAGAGAATGCGGACTTGCTATGGAAGACGTAATCGGTGCAGGAATTCTTGGAATCCCTCTGGAGCAAAAAAGAGACAAAAAAGAAAAGTGCCCTATATGCGGAGAAGAAACCGAAACCCGTGTTTACGTGGCAAGAACATATTAA
- a CDS encoding cell division protein SepF, translating into MAKLIDKLLGSSNVKSPTSPEDYTEIDLSKYEEVLEDEPAETYVKIAEISNINQVSQLKQEIYNGNILIVDISNIRGDDLLRDRVLKELKDVVIDVHGDIAGVKGNTVIVTPTGIKIDRSKISGGKY; encoded by the coding sequence ATGGCAAAACTCATCGACAAGCTCCTTGGCAGCAGCAATGTAAAAAGTCCAACAAGTCCCGAGGATTACACTGAGATTGATCTCAGCAAATATGAAGAAGTTCTCGAGGACGAACCTGCAGAAACTTATGTAAAGATCGCAGAGATCTCGAATATCAACCAGGTATCCCAGCTCAAGCAGGAAATTTATAACGGAAATATCTTGATTGTAGATATTTCAAACATCAGAGGCGATGACCTGCTCAGAGATAGAGTTTTAAAAGAGCTGAAAGACGTTGTTATCGATGTTCATGGGGATATCGCAGGGGTCAAAGGAAATACCGTAATTGTAACCCCTACAGGCATTAAAATTGACAGATCCAAGATTTCTGGTGGAAAATATTGA
- a CDS encoding ZPR1 zinc finger domain-containing protein translates to MNQDFLKQERFETKICCPLCHTDLVMNWQRDNIPYFGEIMHISARCKCSFRFADTMILSIKEPMRYEMPVETSEDLNARVIRSTSGTIRIPEMGVTIEPGSVSESYVTNIEGVLQRVRDVLLTASRWVKGDKEKSLRSEELLCMLEDVIEGKRKITVIVEDPLGNSAIISKKVKATRLSEEEAETLNTGMVVFDVNKSELVNDVSDNVQLLGD, encoded by the coding sequence TTGAATCAAGATTTCTTAAAACAGGAAAGGTTTGAAACAAAAATATGCTGCCCTCTATGCCATACAGATCTGGTGATGAACTGGCAGAGAGATAACATTCCCTATTTCGGGGAGATCATGCATATAAGTGCAAGATGCAAGTGCAGTTTCCGTTTTGCAGATACCATGATTCTCTCGATTAAGGAGCCCATGCGCTATGAGATGCCAGTTGAAACCAGTGAAGACCTGAATGCAAGGGTCATCCGTTCAACCTCAGGTACAATCCGCATCCCGGAAATGGGAGTTACCATCGAACCTGGATCAGTTTCGGAGTCATATGTAACGAATATTGAAGGCGTACTGCAACGAGTCCGGGATGTTCTTCTGACTGCGAGCAGGTGGGTAAAGGGAGACAAAGAGAAATCCTTACGCAGCGAGGAGCTCCTGTGTATGCTTGAAGATGTGATCGAGGGCAAGAGAAAAATCACAGTCATAGTCGAAGATCCTCTCGGAAACAGTGCGATCATTTCAAAGAAGGTAAAGGCTACCAGACTCTCCGAAGAAGAAGCCGAGACGCTAAACACCGGCATGGTCGTTTTCGATGTTAACAAATCCGAGCTCGTAAACGATGTCTCAGACAATGTTCAGCTCCTCGGAGATTAA
- a CDS encoding RNA-binding protein — translation MKVKSRVQLRKNIKNKMLKDLLSTFGEELSYLEDKTLEKITLEEYSVILVDGKPLLFEIEGHLFPTVRGALEMGLKKRVVTVDKGAIRFVSNGADIMAPGVVAADPEIKEGDLVIIVEETHQKPLAIGKAIMGGPEMVEATSGKAIKSITHVGDKLWNTEF, via the coding sequence TTGAAAGTAAAGTCAAGAGTCCAGCTAAGGAAGAATATCAAGAACAAAATGTTGAAAGACCTTTTATCCACTTTCGGCGAAGAGCTGTCATATCTGGAAGACAAAACCCTGGAAAAAATTACCCTTGAGGAATACTCCGTTATTCTGGTGGACGGCAAGCCTTTGCTTTTTGAAATAGAAGGACATCTTTTTCCTACCGTCCGCGGAGCTCTTGAAATGGGACTTAAAAAACGTGTTGTAACCGTGGATAAAGGAGCTATCCGTTTTGTTTCAAACGGCGCGGATATTATGGCTCCTGGAGTTGTGGCGGCTGACCCCGAAATAAAAGAAGGAGACCTCGTAATCATAGTGGAAGAGACTCATCAAAAACCTCTTGCAATTGGAAAAGCTATTATGGGAGGGCCAGAAATGGTAGAAGCTACTTCAGGTAAAGCTATAAAGTCTATAACCCATGTAGGAGACAAACTCTGGAACACGGAATTCTGA